Proteins found in one Candidatus Desulfofervidus auxilii genomic segment:
- a CDS encoding PAS domain S-box protein: MKKISNINISVWIYIFILLSLILFILSQFYYYQKGLKEVEYQLDLQFNYELEKLQAFLYEEINSAILFFENYFGSLPSTYSPFEYFDFIAQRHLSALPLKVAFFFNKKNILKFYGQYNFTLPLKELSQTEKFITYVQNAYKTKKVTFYLSNFLFFSKDISFLNTPFFVIIAPVFWPTLNNYIGAFVGFIDIKNILEKYLSYLKNFIPASFFIIDEKGIIIYHTDSSFCHQPFKKIFKDIPSAHQDKINIVIEQILKEEKGSCDGYDSRLVYTAFYFPDKTRWVFVYSYPKNLRKTYLYPLIKGGMISAFLIITFLALLLFTINRFYTSTIKFVSPYYQAIKSLIDPFVITDLNGRIIYANPAFKRYLSNKVKEGEKLCAISPDFHRGEMPLWHREMLNSIKKGKDYELPRYCFETAQGETFWTRVVFSVLKDAKGNPTYVAIDFNDITRQVKLEKTLEEYTEQLEELVIKRTQDLIESEEQYRQIFETQLMGIFIIQPTGEFLMFNEKFKEISGYSEEELLKLNFKSMCSPTERAALQKLFQDCLNQQSVFYREMRFFPKEKHTIFVDLFLQATRFKRETAILGFIYDITQRKALEEKLREQDRIAVLGEMAAGVAHDINNLLMMIMGNLELVNFFLEKNSIKAKSYLEKALNVAEEGEGIVRRLYAYAHKRLQTAEVISDLNKLLKETVLLTKPFWRTQARREGREINVIEEYGNVGPIAGTPVELKEVFINLIKNAVEAIPEKGEIFIKTWQENKMNCVMIKDNGQGIPETIMPKIFEPFFSTKGEKGSGLGLAVSLGIVRAHGGDIKVESKEGKGATFYVYLPIIDPNLIVSLKKKEEVIKSSSLRKKKVLVVDDEVEILTILREILTNLGIENFGVEIPYKAIELMKKFKDEIGLVITDLGMPEMSGFELAEKIKEITPEIPIILLTGWGAAVSLEEIQAHKIDDVLSKPLGLDKLKELLKKYGFEVK, translated from the coding sequence ATGAAAAAAATTTCTAATATTAATATTTCAGTTTGGATTTATATCTTTATTTTATTAAGCTTAATTTTGTTTATTTTAAGCCAATTTTATTATTATCAAAAAGGTTTAAAAGAAGTAGAGTATCAATTAGATTTACAATTTAATTATGAATTGGAAAAATTACAGGCTTTTCTCTATGAAGAAATAAATAGCGCTATCCTTTTTTTTGAAAATTATTTTGGCTCTTTACCTTCTACATACTCACCTTTTGAATACTTTGACTTTATTGCCCAAAGACATTTGTCTGCTTTACCTTTAAAAGTTGCCTTTTTCTTTAATAAAAAAAACATACTTAAATTTTATGGGCAATATAATTTTACCTTACCTTTAAAAGAGCTATCTCAAACAGAGAAATTTATAACCTATGTTCAAAATGCTTATAAAACTAAAAAGGTGACATTTTACTTAAGTAATTTTTTATTTTTTTCAAAAGATATTTCCTTTTTAAATACCCCTTTTTTTGTTATTATTGCACCTGTTTTTTGGCCTACATTAAATAATTATATTGGGGCTTTTGTTGGATTCATTGATATAAAAAATATTTTAGAAAAATATTTAAGTTATTTGAAAAACTTTATACCTGCTTCCTTTTTCATTATAGATGAAAAAGGGATCATTATTTATCACACAGATTCTTCTTTTTGCCATCAACCGTTCAAAAAAATATTTAAAGATATTCCATCAGCACATCAAGACAAAATAAATATTGTTATTGAGCAGATATTAAAAGAAGAAAAGGGAAGTTGTGATGGTTATGATTCTCGATTAGTTTATACAGCTTTTTATTTTCCAGATAAAACACGATGGGTTTTTGTTTATTCTTATCCTAAAAATTTAAGAAAAACTTATCTTTATCCTTTGATTAAAGGTGGTATGATTTCTGCTTTTCTTATAATTACCTTTTTAGCTTTATTATTGTTTACCATTAATCGATTTTATACTTCTACTATAAAATTTGTTTCTCCTTATTATCAAGCTATTAAAAGCCTTATAGATCCTTTTGTTATTACCGATTTAAATGGTCGGATTATTTATGCTAATCCTGCATTTAAGCGTTATTTAAGTAATAAAGTAAAAGAAGGAGAAAAGCTTTGTGCTATTTCGCCTGATTTTCACCGAGGAGAAATGCCTCTTTGGCATAGAGAAATGTTGAATAGTATAAAGAAAGGGAAAGATTATGAACTCCCTCGTTATTGTTTTGAGACAGCCCAAGGAGAAACTTTTTGGACCCGGGTGGTTTTTTCTGTGCTTAAAGATGCTAAAGGAAATCCTACTTATGTAGCCATAGATTTTAATGATATCACACGTCAAGTTAAATTAGAAAAGACTTTAGAAGAATACACAGAACAATTAGAAGAATTGGTGATAAAACGTACACAGGATTTAATAGAAAGTGAAGAACAATATCGCCAAATTTTTGAAACACAATTAATGGGCATTTTTATCATCCAGCCAACAGGAGAATTTTTGATGTTTAATGAAAAATTTAAAGAAATTAGTGGTTATAGTGAAGAAGAACTTTTAAAACTTAATTTTAAATCAATGTGTTCTCCAACCGAACGTGCGGCTTTGCAAAAATTGTTTCAAGATTGTCTTAATCAACAAAGTGTTTTTTACCGAGAAATGAGATTTTTTCCTAAAGAAAAGCATACTATTTTTGTTGATCTTTTTCTTCAAGCAACAAGATTTAAAAGAGAAACAGCTATTCTTGGGTTTATCTATGATATTACTCAAAGAAAGGCTCTAGAAGAAAAATTGCGTGAACAGGATAGAATTGCTGTTTTAGGTGAAATGGCTGCTGGGGTTGCGCATGATATAAACAATCTATTAATGATGATTATGGGTAATTTAGAATTAGTAAATTTCTTTTTAGAAAAAAATTCAATTAAAGCTAAAAGCTATTTGGAAAAAGCATTGAATGTGGCAGAGGAAGGGGAAGGTATTGTAAGGCGACTTTATGCATATGCTCATAAAAGATTACAAACAGCAGAAGTCATTTCTGATTTAAATAAGCTTTTAAAAGAAACAGTGCTTTTAACTAAACCTTTCTGGCGTACACAAGCTCGAAGAGAGGGAAGGGAGATTAATGTTATTGAAGAATATGGTAATGTAGGACCAATAGCAGGTACTCCGGTGGAATTAAAAGAAGTTTTTATAAATTTAATCAAAAATGCTGTTGAAGCTATTCCAGAGAAAGGAGAAATTTTTATCAAAACTTGGCAAGAAAATAAAATGAATTGTGTAATGATCAAAGACAATGGGCAAGGTATTCCTGAAACTATTATGCCAAAAATTTTTGAACCATTTTTCAGTACAAAAGGTGAGAAAGGAAGTGGTTTAGGATTAGCAGTAAGTTTAGGAATTGTTCGAGCTCATGGTGGTGATATTAAAGTGGAAAGTAAGGAAGGAAAAGGAGCAACTTTTTATGTTTATTTACCTATTATTGATCCTAATCTTATTGTTAGTTTGAAGAAAAAAGAAGAGGTTATCAAATCTTCTTCTCTACGGAAGAAAAAGGTTTTAGTAGTAGATGATGAAGTAGAAATTCTCACAATCTTACGTGAAATTTTAACAAATCTTGGTATAGAAAATTTTGGTGTTGAAATACCATATAAAGCAATTGAATTAATGAAAAAATTTAAAGATGAAATAGGGTTGGTTATTACCGACTTAGGTATGCCTGAAATGAGTGGTTTTGAACTTGCAGAGAAAATAAAAGAAATTACTCCTGAAATACCTATAATCCTTCTTACAGGTTGGGGAGCAGCTGTGTCTTTAGAAGAAATTCAAGCACATAAAATTGATGATGTTTTAAGTAAACCTCTTGGTCTTGATAAATTGAAAGAATTATTAAAAAAATATGGTTTTGAAGTAAAATGA
- a CDS encoding universal stress protein, whose amino-acid sequence MEEIRVKEFKKMLVPIDFSEVSIVLVPYAKYFAEKLQVKVHLLYVVRSLDYFGGFYVPHTSIKKFEEEIIKGAEKRMKDFVEEHFKDFQVKFHVLIGDAATEILNFAEKENIDLILMGTHGRKGLDKIIFGSVAERVVKGASCPVLTINPYRSKL is encoded by the coding sequence ATGGAGGAGATAAGAGTGAAAGAATTTAAAAAAATGTTAGTACCTATTGACTTTTCTGAAGTAAGTATAGTGCTTGTTCCTTATGCTAAATATTTTGCTGAGAAACTTCAAGTTAAGGTTCATCTCCTCTATGTTGTAAGAAGCCTTGATTATTTTGGCGGTTTTTATGTACCTCATACTTCTATTAAAAAGTTTGAAGAAGAGATTATTAAAGGCGCAGAAAAAAGAATGAAAGATTTTGTTGAAGAACATTTTAAAGATTTTCAAGTTAAATTCCATGTTTTGATTGGTGATGCTGCTACAGAAATTTTAAATTTTGCTGAAAAAGAAAATATTGATTTAATTTTAATGGGTACTCATGGTCGTAAAGGTTTAGATAAAATTATTTTTGGTAGTGTAGCTGAAAGGGTAGTAAAAGGAGCATCTTGTCCAGTACTTACAATCAATCCCTATCGGTCTAAATTGTAA
- a CDS encoding FAD-binding oxidoreductase, giving the protein MLSSKVTKALINIVGRDFFSDEKEDLLSYAYDATQEKKMPEAVVFPGSAEEISAIIKLANKYHFPVIPRGAGTGMAGGAVPLKGGVVIVLSRLNRILKIDEKNFYVWVEPGVITGELQQAVAEKGLFYPPDPASLSFSTIGGNIATCAGGARAVKYGVTRDYVLALEIVLPTGEIIHTGRKTIKGVSGYDITSFFVGSEGTLGIFTKILLRLLPFPPAKGTILLNLEKLKVLPHLLMRLLHLPERLTAIEFMDDLCRECIKDKFPFDLPPGEGLLLLEVDGSEKVVNIMLENIITIANELKVEVIKKEKKEKSELWEIRRAISPILFQLGEKKASYDIVVPYSHIFSMIKKIKMLRKEYKIHILCFGHIGDGNLHVNILYSSKEKNKAETIAKEIIKNTLNFGGTITGEHGIGYKKAAFLPWEIEPNTLHLMKRLKHTLDPNNILNPGKIFTI; this is encoded by the coding sequence ATGCTTTCCTCTAAAGTAACTAAAGCCCTTATAAATATTGTAGGTAGAGATTTTTTTTCTGATGAAAAAGAAGATCTTTTATCTTATGCATATGATGCTACACAAGAGAAAAAAATGCCAGAAGCAGTAGTTTTTCCTGGATCAGCTGAAGAAATTTCAGCTATTATTAAATTAGCCAATAAATATCATTTTCCTGTAATCCCTAGAGGAGCTGGAACAGGAATGGCTGGAGGAGCAGTACCTTTAAAAGGAGGGGTAGTAATTGTTTTAAGCCGTTTAAATCGTATTTTAAAAATTGATGAAAAAAATTTTTATGTATGGGTAGAACCAGGTGTCATTACAGGAGAATTACAACAAGCAGTAGCTGAAAAAGGGCTTTTTTATCCTCCTGATCCTGCTAGTCTTTCTTTTTCTACTATCGGAGGAAATATAGCTACCTGTGCTGGAGGAGCAAGGGCAGTAAAATATGGTGTAACTCGAGACTATGTTTTAGCTTTGGAGATTGTATTACCTACAGGTGAAATTATTCATACAGGACGCAAAACTATCAAGGGAGTAAGTGGATATGATATTACATCTTTTTTTGTTGGCTCAGAAGGCACACTTGGAATCTTTACTAAAATTTTGTTGCGTTTACTACCATTTCCTCCTGCAAAAGGCACAATATTGTTAAATTTAGAAAAACTTAAAGTCTTACCTCATTTATTGATGAGGCTTTTACATTTACCAGAACGTCTCACAGCTATAGAGTTTATGGATGATTTATGCCGAGAATGTATAAAAGATAAATTTCCTTTTGATTTACCACCAGGAGAGGGTTTATTGCTTTTAGAAGTAGATGGAAGTGAAAAAGTTGTCAATATTATGTTAGAAAACATTATTACCATAGCAAATGAATTAAAAGTGGAAGTGATTAAAAAAGAAAAAAAAGAAAAAAGTGAATTATGGGAAATAAGACGAGCTATTTCACCAATTTTATTTCAACTTGGAGAAAAAAAAGCAAGTTATGATATTGTTGTACCATATAGCCATATTTTTTCTATGATAAAGAAAATTAAGATGTTACGAAAAGAATATAAAATACATATTTTGTGTTTTGGTCATATTGGTGATGGCAATCTCCATGTAAATATTTTATATTCTTCTAAAGAAAAAAATAAAGCAGAAACTATAGCTAAAGAGATTATAAAAAATACTTTAAATTTTGGTGGTACTATTACCGGAGAACATGGTATTGGCTATAAAAAAGCAGCATTCCTACCTTGGGAAATAGAACCAAATACTCTTCATTTAATGAAACGATTAAAGCATACCTTAGATCCAAATAATATTCTTAACCCAGGAAAAATTTTTACAATTTAG
- a CDS encoding cytochrome c family protein, which produces MIMRYVKVIAVVLMVMFLGAIYKVAISGDVPATITIKDEAFGKLKKAAVEFTHEKHFKEHKIACTECHHVYKEGKNVWKEGDPVKKCSECHKPAAAEKDALSFCKKTYPKGKAPGLKCAYHMNCVGCHKAEKKAGKKPPTSCSKCHPKKH; this is translated from the coding sequence ATGATAATGCGCTATGTAAAGGTAATAGCAGTTGTTTTAATGGTAATGTTTTTGGGAGCAATTTATAAAGTAGCGATTAGTGGTGATGTTCCTGCTACAATCACTATTAAAGATGAGGCTTTTGGTAAGCTTAAGAAAGCAGCTGTGGAATTTACACATGAAAAACATTTTAAAGAACACAAAATCGCCTGTACTGAGTGTCATCATGTTTACAAAGAAGGGAAGAATGTATGGAAAGAGGGTGATCCGGTAAAGAAGTGTTCAGAATGCCATAAGCCAGCTGCAGCAGAAAAAGATGCTCTTAGTTTCTGTAAAAAGACTTATCCTAAAGGTAAGGCGCCTGGTCTCAAGTGTGCTTATCATATGAATTGTGTTGGCTGTCATAAAGCAGAAAAGAAAGCTGGAAAAAAACCACCTACAAGCTGTAGCAAATGTCATCCTAAAAAACACTAA
- a CDS encoding FG-GAP-like repeat-containing protein, whose product MRKLLFILIFFIFLPLFAIAAPQKIAIAPFAIYAPLEFHYLKDGIYTMFFTRLFWENKVEVLEREIIENTMQQLNIKNVSNIEKAKQLGDALNVDYVLYGSITIFGKGASIDLNFLDLATKKVYPFFAQCDNLSDLISKIDSLAARINNAIFGRKVVTTKQPIQSQSTPVKETKILSKKIKLKKWYSYPMPLEAKGLAVGDVNGDGYNEVILIDDNDIWIYQFKDERLLLIKKKEGSPHIFFVNVDLYDLNNDGKEELLISNVIRKRVMSIIYSWQNGKLEPLAKDIPWYLRVQTYPDGKKAILGQKGGIEVPFKEGIFRLTWNGNGFDVKERVSSLKDVQIYNCIFADLTGDEVEDILMLDEEDYLVLLTKTGNKEWKSGEHYNGSFYYLEGKPIDEDAFNPRLERIYIPGRMLITELDQKPPYEIIFYQNHSRFGRIVKNYKSFKSGELRVLVWDGLGMKIKWRSPEIDGCITDCTLADFDNDGETELIFTVVKHRKTTLFSKARTIIIAYNLKAIKLKEE is encoded by the coding sequence ATGAGAAAACTTTTATTTATTTTGATATTTTTTATTTTTTTACCTTTATTTGCTATTGCTGCTCCTCAAAAAATAGCTATTGCACCTTTTGCTATTTATGCTCCTCTTGAATTTCATTATTTAAAAGATGGCATATATACAATGTTTTTTACTCGTCTTTTCTGGGAAAATAAAGTGGAAGTATTAGAAAGAGAAATAATAGAAAATACTATGCAACAACTTAATATAAAAAATGTCTCTAATATTGAAAAAGCAAAACAATTAGGGGATGCGCTTAATGTAGATTATGTTCTTTATGGAAGCATAACAATATTTGGAAAGGGAGCAAGCATAGACTTAAACTTTTTAGACCTTGCTACAAAAAAGGTTTATCCATTTTTTGCGCAATGTGATAACTTAAGTGATTTAATTTCTAAAATAGATTCCCTGGCAGCAAGAATTAACAATGCTATTTTTGGTCGAAAAGTAGTTACAACTAAACAACCTATTCAGTCTCAATCTACACCTGTTAAAGAAACAAAGATTTTATCTAAAAAAATAAAATTGAAGAAATGGTATAGTTATCCCATGCCTTTAGAAGCAAAAGGATTGGCTGTTGGTGATGTAAATGGTGATGGTTACAATGAGGTAATTTTAATTGATGATAATGATATTTGGATCTACCAATTTAAAGATGAAAGGCTTTTGCTTATTAAGAAAAAAGAAGGATCTCCACATATCTTTTTTGTAAATGTAGATTTATATGACCTTAATAATGATGGTAAAGAAGAATTATTAATTAGTAATGTGATAAGAAAGAGAGTAATGTCAATTATTTATAGCTGGCAAAATGGTAAACTTGAGCCATTAGCAAAAGACATTCCTTGGTATCTTCGTGTGCAAACATACCCAGATGGTAAAAAAGCAATTTTGGGACAAAAAGGAGGTATTGAAGTTCCATTTAAAGAGGGTATCTTCCGTTTAACTTGGAATGGCAATGGATTTGATGTTAAAGAGAGAGTATCTTCCTTAAAAGATGTTCAAATTTATAATTGTATTTTTGCGGATTTAACTGGTGATGAAGTTGAGGATATTTTGATGCTTGATGAAGAGGATTATCTTGTTTTGCTTACAAAAACAGGAAACAAAGAATGGAAAAGTGGTGAGCATTATAATGGCTCTTTTTATTACTTAGAAGGCAAGCCTATAGATGAGGATGCGTTTAATCCTCGATTAGAAAGGATATATATTCCAGGTCGGATGCTTATTACAGAACTTGATCAAAAACCACCCTATGAAATAATTTTTTATCAAAATCATTCACGGTTTGGTCGAATTGTAAAAAATTATAAAAGTTTTAAGAGTGGAGAATTAAGAGTACTTGTTTGGGATGGATTAGGAATGAAAATAAAATGGCGTTCTCCAGAAATTGATGGTTGCATTACTGATTGTACTTTAGCTGATTTTGATAATGATGGTGAGACTGAATTAATTTTTACAGTTGTAAAACATAGAAAAACTACTTTATTTTCTAAAGCAAGAACAATTATTATAGCCTATAATTTAAAGGCTATTAAGTTAAAAGAAGAATAA
- a CDS encoding phosphoribosylformylglycinamidine synthase subunit PurS: protein MPFRVEVGFKPGIKDALGEKITKKIRNFLGIPVEEVKTVFVYTVDADLTREEIEIIANGPFSDPIIQNYSIDRPLITDFDWMIEIGFKPGVTDNVGKTAKEAIEWRLSRSLKPEEGVYTSTLYLLKGNLTEKDTERIAVELLANTLIHRYRIVSREKWDGSVWLYIPKVILPKEPEVKKYNLNLMSDEELIALSKNRLLALDLKEMKTISEYFAQTEVIAERKKVGLDERITDVELESIAQTWSEHCKHKIFNGIIHYTDENGKTIIIDSLFDTYIRRSTEEIRKAKGEKDFCLSVFKDNAGVIKFNDEWNLVFKVETHNSPSALDPYGGALTGIVGVNRDPFGTGKGAKLIFNTDVFCFASPFYDKPLPPRILHPRRIFEGVREGVEHGGNKSGIPTVNGCIVFDNRYLGKPLVYCGTGGIMPAKINNEPSYMKQAKPGDLIVMVGGRIGKDGIHGATFSSEELHEGSPVTAVQIGDPITQKKMFDFLLIARDRGWYNSITDNGAGGLSCSVGEMAKESGGAELYLDKAPLKYAGLDPWEIFVSESQERMTLAVPPEHIEEFLTLAKKMDVEATVLGKFTDTGKFHVLYKGKTVLYLDMHFFHNGVPKKEMVARWKPPKHPEPDFPCPKDLTETLKVMLGRLNICSKEGVVRQYDHEVQGGSVLKPLVGKYNDGPSDAAVIRPLLESYEGIVISNGICPRYSDIDTYHMTACALDEAIRNAICVGGDLNHMATLDNFCWCDPILSEKTPDGDYKLAQLVRANQALYDYTTAYGVPCISGKDSMKNDYRIGDIKISIPPTILFSVIARIEDVRKVVSMDVKRPGDLIYILGMTYDELGGSEYFAEHGFIGNNVPKVNAKTAKRLYLNLHDAIMEKIIASCHDCSDGGLGVALAESAFAGGLGMEIDLRNVPYEGEKRNDYILFSESQSRFIVTIHPEYKEAFESFMTDCVFAQIGQVRDDEQFIVKGINGETIIKTDIYVLKEAWKNTLKEIG from the coding sequence ATGCCTTTTAGAGTAGAAGTAGGTTTTAAGCCTGGTATTAAAGATGCTTTAGGAGAAAAAATAACTAAGAAAATTCGTAATTTTCTTGGTATTCCTGTTGAGGAAGTAAAAACAGTATTTGTTTATACAGTAGATGCAGATTTAACAAGAGAAGAAATAGAAATTATAGCTAATGGTCCATTTTCTGATCCTATTATTCAAAATTATTCTATTGACCGACCTTTAATAACAGATTTCGATTGGATGATAGAAATAGGGTTTAAACCTGGTGTCACAGATAATGTAGGAAAAACAGCAAAGGAGGCAATTGAATGGCGTCTTTCTCGTTCTTTAAAGCCTGAAGAAGGAGTATACACTTCTACACTTTATCTTTTAAAAGGAAATTTAACTGAAAAAGATACAGAGAGAATAGCTGTTGAACTTTTGGCTAATACCTTAATACATCGTTATCGTATTGTTTCTAGAGAAAAATGGGATGGTAGTGTATGGTTATATATACCTAAAGTTATTTTACCTAAAGAACCAGAAGTAAAAAAATATAATTTAAATCTTATGTCTGATGAAGAATTAATAGCCTTAAGTAAAAATCGACTTTTAGCATTAGATTTAAAAGAAATGAAAACCATAAGTGAATATTTTGCTCAAACTGAAGTAATTGCTGAAAGAAAAAAGGTTGGGTTAGATGAACGGATAACTGATGTAGAATTGGAATCCATTGCACAAACTTGGTCAGAACATTGCAAACATAAGATTTTTAATGGAATTATTCATTATACTGATGAAAATGGCAAAACTATAATTATTGATAGTCTTTTTGATACTTATATTCGCCGGTCTACAGAAGAAATTAGGAAGGCTAAAGGAGAAAAAGATTTTTGCCTTTCTGTTTTTAAAGACAATGCTGGGGTAATCAAATTTAATGATGAATGGAATTTAGTATTTAAAGTAGAAACCCATAATTCACCTTCAGCCCTTGATCCATATGGCGGTGCATTAACTGGAATTGTTGGAGTAAACAGGGATCCATTTGGGACTGGTAAAGGAGCAAAATTAATTTTTAATACTGATGTTTTTTGTTTTGCCTCTCCATTTTATGATAAGCCATTACCACCGCGCATCCTTCATCCACGTAGAATTTTTGAGGGAGTAAGAGAGGGAGTAGAGCATGGTGGAAATAAAAGTGGGATTCCTACTGTTAATGGCTGTATTGTATTTGACAATCGTTATCTTGGTAAACCCCTTGTCTATTGTGGTACAGGTGGGATTATGCCTGCTAAAATTAATAATGAGCCAAGCTATATGAAACAGGCAAAACCTGGTGATTTAATTGTTATGGTAGGTGGTCGTATTGGCAAAGATGGTATTCATGGAGCAACATTTTCTTCAGAAGAATTACATGAAGGATCGCCAGTAACTGCAGTACAAATTGGTGATCCAATAACTCAGAAAAAGATGTTTGATTTCCTCCTTATTGCACGTGATAGAGGTTGGTATAATTCTATTACAGATAATGGAGCAGGTGGGCTTTCTTGCTCTGTAGGTGAAATGGCAAAAGAATCAGGAGGAGCTGAATTATATTTAGATAAAGCCCCATTAAAATATGCAGGACTTGACCCTTGGGAGATTTTTGTTTCAGAATCTCAAGAAAGAATGACACTTGCAGTACCACCTGAACATATTGAAGAGTTTCTTACTTTAGCAAAAAAAATGGATGTAGAAGCAACTGTTCTTGGAAAATTCACTGATACAGGTAAATTTCATGTTCTTTATAAAGGAAAAACTGTACTTTATTTAGATATGCATTTTTTCCATAATGGTGTTCCTAAAAAAGAGATGGTTGCTCGTTGGAAACCACCTAAACATCCTGAACCAGATTTTCCTTGCCCAAAAGATTTAACAGAAACTCTAAAAGTTATGCTTGGTCGATTAAATATTTGCAGTAAAGAAGGTGTTGTAAGACAATATGACCATGAAGTCCAAGGTGGTAGTGTTTTAAAACCTCTTGTTGGAAAATATAATGATGGCCCATCAGATGCTGCTGTTATTAGACCACTATTAGAAAGCTATGAAGGAATAGTAATATCAAATGGTATATGTCCACGTTATAGTGATATAGATACTTACCATATGACTGCTTGCGCTTTAGATGAAGCCATCCGTAATGCCATCTGTGTTGGTGGTGATTTGAATCACATGGCTACTTTAGATAATTTCTGTTGGTGTGATCCAATTTTGTCAGAAAAAACGCCTGATGGAGATTATAAACTTGCTCAACTTGTTAGAGCTAATCAAGCCCTTTATGATTATACTACTGCTTATGGTGTACCATGCATTTCTGGTAAGGATAGTATGAAAAATGATTATCGTATTGGAGATATAAAAATCTCTATTCCTCCAACTATTTTGTTCTCTGTTATTGCACGTATAGAAGATGTACGTAAAGTAGTAAGTATGGATGTAAAAAGACCAGGAGACTTAATCTATATTTTAGGTATGACATATGATGAATTAGGAGGCAGTGAATATTTTGCTGAACATGGTTTTATTGGTAATAATGTTCCTAAAGTAAATGCTAAAACAGCAAAAAGACTTTATTTGAATTTACATGATGCTATTATGGAAAAAATTATTGCCAGTTGCCATGATTGTTCAGATGGTGGTTTAGGTGTTGCTTTAGCTGAAAGTGCCTTTGCAGGTGGTTTAGGTATGGAAATAGATTTAAGAAATGTGCCTTATGAAGGAGAAAAAAGAAACGATTATATTCTTTTTTCTGAATCCCAAAGCAGATTTATTGTAACTATTCATCCAGAATATAAAGAAGCATTTGAAAGTTTTATGACAGATTGTGTTTTTGCACAAATTGGACAAGTACGTGATGATGAACAATTTATTGTTAAGGGAATTAATGGAGAAACAATAATAAAAACAGATATTTATGTTTTAAAAGAAGCTTGGAAAAATACATTAAAAGAAATTGGTTAA